A window of Echeneis naucrates chromosome 13, fEcheNa1.1, whole genome shotgun sequence contains these coding sequences:
- the fzd4 gene encoding frizzled-4: MPGMMVSLSRAALLLLLSGLVGRLCPVRAFGDEVEEMTCDPIRISMCQGLGYNVTKMPNLVGNVLQSDAELQLTTFTPLIQYGCSSQLKFFLCSVYVPMCTDKVPIPIGPCGSMCLSVKRKCLPVLHEFGFIWPEVLNCSLFPPQNDHNHMCMEGPGDEDPPYQPVRHPPHQEECQALGSAPDQYTWLKQTESCTLQCGYDSGLYRRGAKVFTDAWMAVWAVLCFLSTTLTVLTFLLDSQRFSYPERPIIFLSMCCNLYSVAYLVRLTLGRERVSCDLDATAVPILVQEGLKSTGCAIVFLLLYFFGMASSLWWVILTLTWFLAAGLKWGHEAIEMHSSYFHIAAWAIPAVKTIVILIMRLVDADDLTGLCYVGNQQQEALTGFVVAPLASYLLIGTLFICAGLVALFKIRSNLQKDGAKTDKLERLMVKIGVFSVLYTVPASTVIGCYLYQLSHWGEFKASTRDSYVASEMLRIFMSLLVGITSGMWIWSAKTLHTWQRCSARLLRDSRASRGGKRAPGEGWIKPRKGNETVV, from the exons ATGCCCGGGATGATGGTGTCGCTCAGCCGggcagccctcctcctcctcctgtccggGCTGGTCGGCCGGCTCTGCCCGGTGCGGGCTTTTGGagatgaggtggaggagatgaCCTGCGACCCGATCCGCATCAGCATGTGCCAGGGTCTCGGATACAACGTCACCAAGATGCCCAATCTGGTCGGCAACGTGCTGCAGTCGGACGCCGAGCTGCAGCTGACCACCTTCACCCCGCTCATACAGTACGGCTGCTCCAGCCAACTCAAG tttttcCTGTGCTCAGTGTATGTGCCAATGTGCACGGACAAGGTGCCCATCCCCATCGGGCCATGTGGTAGTATGTGCCTGTCCGTCAAGAGAAAATGCCTCCCAGTGCTCCATGAGTTTGGATTCATATGGCCTGAG GTGCTCAACTGCAGCCTCTTTCCACCTCAAAACGACCACAACCACATGTGTATGGAGGGTCCGGGAGATGAGGACCCACCATACCAGCCGGTCCGCCATCCTCCCCATCAGGAAGAGTGTCAGGCCCTGGGATCGGCACCTGACCAGTATACCTGGCTCAAACAGACTGAAAGCTGTACCTTGCAGTGCGGCTACGACAGCGGGCTGTACCGGCGAGGGGCCAAAGTCTTCACAGACGCTTGGATGGCGGTGTGGGCTGTGCTGTGCTTCCTGTCAACCACTCTGACTGTCCTGACCTTCCTACTGGATTCACAGCGTTTCTCCTACCCTGAGCGGCCCATCATCTTCCTGTCCATGTGCTGTAATCTGTACAGTGTTGCATACCTG GTACGTCTGACTCTGGGGAGGGAACGTGTTTCCTGTGACCTGGATGCCACAGCAGTTCCAATTCTAGTACAGGAAGGGCTAAAGAGCACCGGCTGTGCAATAGTCTTCCTTCTCCTCTATTTCTTTGGCATGGCCTCATCTCTTTG GTGGGTAATTCTGACCCTGACCTGGTTCTTGGCTGCTGGACTGAAGTGGGGCCACGAGGCCATTGAGATGCACAGCTCCTACTTCCACATAGCAGCCTGGGCCATCCCAGCAGTAAAAACTATTGTCATCCTCATAATGAGGCTGGTGGATGCAGATGACTTGACAGGACTGTGCTATGTTGGCAACCAACAGCAGGAGGCGCTCACAGGCTTTGTAGTGGCTCCGCTTGCTTCTTACCTTCTTATAG GCACCTTGTTCATCTGTGCCGGCCTTGTGGCTCTTTTCAAGATCCGTTCCAATCTGCAGAAGGACGGTGCCAAAACAGACAAGCTTGAGCGTTTAATGGTGAAGATCGGCGTTTTTTCAGTTCTCTACACGGTCCCGGCCTCTACTGTCATTGGCTGTTACCTCTACCAGCTGTCCCACTGGGGGGAGTTTAAAGCCAGCACCAGGGATTCATATGTGGCATCAGAGATGCTTCGAATCTTCATGTCACTGCTTGTAGGTATCACATCCGGTATGTGGATCTGGTCAGCAAAAACCCTCCATACCTGGCAGCGCTGCTCTGCCCGCCTGCTCAGAGACAGCAGGGCGAGCAGAGGGGGCAAGAGGGCTCCTGGGGAGGGCTGGATTAAACCGAGAAAAGGCAATGAGACAGTTGTGTaa